Proteins found in one Salvia splendens isolate huo1 chromosome 10, SspV2, whole genome shotgun sequence genomic segment:
- the LOC121751812 gene encoding pre-mRNA-splicing factor ATP-dependent RNA helicase DEAH1-like isoform X2, with product MSELKTWVSDKLMSLLGYSQPTVVQYVITLSKKASSPTEIVNQLVGLGIPSSAETVGFAKEIFARVEHKSSGPNQYQQKEREAAMLARKQKTYTLLEDDDDDDDTVRVSPPPKNEESRKKKFRKRSKPQDDIDDDDDDDEVVNHGGKERQVKRRTAPDEDDGSESEEERLRDQREREELERHIRERDAAGTRKITDQKLSKKEEEEAIRRSDALENDGIQTLRKVSRQEYLKKREQKKLEELRDDIEDEQYLFEGVKLTEVEYQELRYKKQIYELVKQRTEESDFANEYKMPDAYDEDGGVNQEKRFAVALQRYRDPAAEEKMNPFAEQEAWEEHQIGKATLQFGSKNKKKKDEDYEFVFEDQIEFIKATVMEGVNVEQDSVQSPEASAAKTALEKLQNDRKTLPIYPYREQLLQAVNDHQVIVIVGETGSGKTTQIPQYLHEAGYSERGKIGCTQPRRVAAMSVAARVSQELGVKLGHEVGYSIRFEDCTSEKTVLKYMTDGMLLREFLGEPDLASYSVIMVDEAHERTLSTDVLFGLVKDITRFRPDLKLLISSATLDAEKFSDYFDSAPIFKIPGRRFPVDIHYTKAPEADYLDAAIVTALQIHVTQPPGDGDILVFFTGQEEIETAEETLKHRTRGLGTKIAELIICPIYANLPTELQAKIFEPTPEGARKVVLATNIAETSLTIDGIKYVIDPGFSKMKSYNPRTGMESLLVTPISKASANQRAGRSGRTGPGQCFRLYTAYNFYHDLEDNTVPEIQRTNLANVVLMLKSLGINDLLNFDFMDPPPSEALLKALELLYALSALNKHGELTKIGRRMSEFPLDPMLSKMIVASEKYTCSDEIISIAAMLSVGNSIFYRPKDKQVHADNARLNFHMGNVGDHIALLKVFSSWKETNFSTQWCYENYIQVRSMKRARDIRDQLEGLLERVEIELSSNMNDFDAIKKAITSGFFPHSAKIQKNGSYRTVKHPQTVHIHPSSGLAQVLPRWVVYHELVLTTKEYMRQVTELKPEWLVEIAPHFYQMKDVEDAGAKKMPRGEGRALKD from the exons ATGAGTGAGTTGAAGACATGGGTCTCGGACAAATTGATGTCCCTTCTGGGATATTCACAGCCCACTGTTGTCCAATATGTGATAACATTGT CTAAGAAAGCTTCATCTCCCACTGAGATTGTAAATCAACTGGTCGGCTTGGGAATCCCTTCCTCTGCTGAAACTGTCGGGTTTGCCAAAGAAATTTTTGCCAGGGTGGAGCACAAGAGTTCAGGGCCAAAT CAATATCAACAGAAAGAAAGGGAGGCAGCAATGCTTGCACGGAAACAAAAAACCTACACACTTTtggaggatgacgatgatgatgatgacacaGTTCGTGTGTCTCCACCACCCAAAAATGAGGAAAGTCGAAAAAAGAAGTTCAGGAAAAGAAGCAAACCTCAGGATGAcatagatgatgatgatgatgatgatgag GTAGTAAACCATGGGGGCAAAGAAAGACAAGTGAAGCGTCGAACAGCTCCTGATGAAGATGATGGTTCCGAG TCAGAAGAAGAAAGGCTGCGGGAccagagagaaagagaggagttGGAACGTCATATTAGAGAACGAGATGCGGCGGGTACCAGGAAG ATCACTGATCAAAAGTTATCCAAGAAGGAAGAAG AAGAGGCAATTCGGAGATCTGACGCTTTGGAGAATGATGGCATTCAGACATTAAG GAAAGTGTCAAGGCAGGAATATTTGAAGAAAAGGGAGCAAAAGAAATTAGAAGAGCTAAG AGACGATATAGAAGATGAACAATACTTATTTGAAGGTGTCAAGCTGACTGAAGTGGAGTACCAGGAGCTAAG atacaagaaacaaatatatgagCTCGTCAAGCAGAGGACGGAAGAGTCTGATTTTGCAAATGAG TATAAGATGCCTGATGCATATGATGAAGATGGTGGTGTGAATCAGGAAAAAAGATTTGCTGTGGCATTGCAGCGTTAcag GGATCCTGCTGCAGAAGAGAAGATGAATCCATTTGCGGAACAAGAAGCGTGGGAGGAGCATCAGATTG GAAAAGCAACTCTTCAATTTGGATCcaagaataaaaagaaaaaggatgagGATTATGA GTTTGTGTTTGAAGACCAAATAGAGTTTATAAAGGCAACAGTCATGGAGGGTGTCAAT GTTGAGCAAGACTCAGTGCAATCACCAGAGGCATCTGCTGCCAAAACAGCCTTGGAAAAACTCCAG AATGATAGGAAGACACTTCCAATCTATCCTTATAGGGAACAGCTGCTCCAAGCCGTGAATGATCACCAG GTTATCGTTATTGTTGGAGAGACAGGTTCTGGAAAAACTACACAGATACCTCAGTACCTTCATGAAGCAGGATACTCTGAACGGGGAAAG ATTGGATGTACCCAGCCGCGGCGTGTTGCTGCTATGAGTGTTGCTGCCCGAGTTTCTCAAGAATTGGGAGTAAAACTTGGACATGAG gTTGGCTATTCTATTCGATTTGAAGATTGTACGTCGGAAAAGACAGTATTAAAATACATGACAGATGGAATGCTATTGCGTGAATTCCTTGGAGAACCTGACCTTGCAAGTTACAG TGTAATTATGGTGGATGAGGCTCATGAAAGAACTCTCTCAACGGACGTTTTGTTTGGTTTAGTTAAG GATATCACTCGTTTTCGCCCTGACCTCAAATTGCTTATATCGAGTGCCACACTTGATGCTGAAAAGTTCAGTGATTATTTTGATTCTGCTCCAATTTTTAAAATACCCGGAAGAAGATTCCCTGTTGATATACATTATACTAAGGCCCCAGAAGCTGACTACTTGGATGCTGCCATTGTTACTGCTCTTCAAATTCATGTGACACAACCACCAGGGGATGGCGATATTCTAGTTTTCTTTACAGGGCAGGAGGAGATTGAAACTGCTGAAGAGACTCTTAAGCATAGGACTAGAGGATTGGGGACAAAAATTGCAGAACTAATCATTTGTCCAATTTATGCAAATTTGCCTACAGAACTGCAGGCTAAGATATTCGAACCCACACCTGAAGGGGCACGTAAGGTTGTCCTGGCAACCAATATTGCTGAGACATCATTGACAATAGATGGGATCAAATATGTTATTGATCCAGGTTTCTCTAAGATGAAGTCTTACAATCCTCGGACTGGTATGGAATCGTTGTTGGTGACACCTATATCCAAAGCATCAGCTAACCAGCGAGCTGGTCGATCTGGGAGAACAGGTCCAGGACAATGCTTTCGGTTGTATACCGCGTATAACTTTTATCATGATCTGGAAGATAATACTGTTCCTGAAATACAAAGGACTAACTTGGCCAATGTGGTACTTATGCTCAAGAGCCTTGGCATCAACGACCTGCTCAACTTTGACTTCATGGACCCTCCCCCATCTGAAGCTTTGCTGAAGGCCTTGGAACTACTCTATGCTCTGAGTGCACTTAACAAACATGGTGAGCTGACAAAAATCGGCAGGAGGATGTCTGAGTTCCCACTTGATCCCATGCTATCGAAGATGATTGTTGCTTCCGAGAAATATACTTGCTCTGACGAGATCATATCTATTGCTGCTATGTTATCTGTTGGAAACTCAATCTTTTACCGTCCTAAGGACAAACAAGTTCATGCAGACAATGCACGCTTGAACTTCCACATGGGAAATGTCGGAGACCATATTGCATTGCTGAAG GTTTTTAGCTCATGGAAGGAAACCAATTTCTCGACTCAGTGGTGTTATGAGAATTATATCCAG GTTAGGAGCATGAAGAGAGCTAGAGATATCCGTGATCAGCTGGAGGGGTTGCTGGAAAGGGTTGAGATCGAGTTATCTTCAAATATGAATGATTTCGATGCAATAAAGAAAGCTATAACGTCAGGGTTTTTCCCACACTCAGCAAAAATACAAAAGAATGGATCTTATAGAACTGTCAAGCATCCACAGACTGTTCATATTCACCCAAGCTCTGGTTTAGCACAG GTGCTTCCAAGATGGGTCGTATACCATGAATTGGTTCTAACAACTAAGGAGTATATGCGGCAG GTGACCGAGCTAAAGCCAGAATGGCTAGTGGAAATAGCTCCTCACTTCTATCAAATGAAAGACGTGGAGGATG CTGGGGCGAAGAAAATGCCACGTGGTGAAGGTAGGGCTTTGAAAGATTGA
- the LOC121751812 gene encoding pre-mRNA-splicing factor ATP-dependent RNA helicase DEAH1-like isoform X1 yields MSELKTWVSDKLMSLLGYSQPTVVQYVITLSKKASSPTEIVNQLVGLGIPSSAETVGFAKEIFARVEHKSSGPNQYQQKEREAAMLARKQKTYTLLEDDDDDDDTVRVSPPPKNEESRKKKFRKRSKPQDDIDDDDDDDEVVNHGGKERQVKRRTAPDEDDGSESEEERLRDQREREELERHIRERDAAGTRKITDQKLSKKEEEEAIRRSDALENDGIQTLRKVSRQEYLKKREQKKLEELRDDIEDEQYLFEGVKLTEVEYQELRYKKQIYELVKQRTEESDFANEYKMPDAYDEDGGVNQEKRFAVALQRYRDPAAEEKMNPFAEQEAWEEHQIGKATLQFGSKNKKKKDEDYEFVFEDQIEFIKATVMEGVNVEQDSVQSPEASAAKTALEKLQNDRKTLPIYPYREQLLQAVNDHQVIVIVGETGSGKTTQIPQYLHEAGYSERGKVLGIGCTQPRRVAAMSVAARVSQELGVKLGHEVGYSIRFEDCTSEKTVLKYMTDGMLLREFLGEPDLASYSVIMVDEAHERTLSTDVLFGLVKDITRFRPDLKLLISSATLDAEKFSDYFDSAPIFKIPGRRFPVDIHYTKAPEADYLDAAIVTALQIHVTQPPGDGDILVFFTGQEEIETAEETLKHRTRGLGTKIAELIICPIYANLPTELQAKIFEPTPEGARKVVLATNIAETSLTIDGIKYVIDPGFSKMKSYNPRTGMESLLVTPISKASANQRAGRSGRTGPGQCFRLYTAYNFYHDLEDNTVPEIQRTNLANVVLMLKSLGINDLLNFDFMDPPPSEALLKALELLYALSALNKHGELTKIGRRMSEFPLDPMLSKMIVASEKYTCSDEIISIAAMLSVGNSIFYRPKDKQVHADNARLNFHMGNVGDHIALLKVFSSWKETNFSTQWCYENYIQVRSMKRARDIRDQLEGLLERVEIELSSNMNDFDAIKKAITSGFFPHSAKIQKNGSYRTVKHPQTVHIHPSSGLAQVLPRWVVYHELVLTTKEYMRQVTELKPEWLVEIAPHFYQMKDVEDAGAKKMPRGEGRALKD; encoded by the exons ATGAGTGAGTTGAAGACATGGGTCTCGGACAAATTGATGTCCCTTCTGGGATATTCACAGCCCACTGTTGTCCAATATGTGATAACATTGT CTAAGAAAGCTTCATCTCCCACTGAGATTGTAAATCAACTGGTCGGCTTGGGAATCCCTTCCTCTGCTGAAACTGTCGGGTTTGCCAAAGAAATTTTTGCCAGGGTGGAGCACAAGAGTTCAGGGCCAAAT CAATATCAACAGAAAGAAAGGGAGGCAGCAATGCTTGCACGGAAACAAAAAACCTACACACTTTtggaggatgacgatgatgatgatgacacaGTTCGTGTGTCTCCACCACCCAAAAATGAGGAAAGTCGAAAAAAGAAGTTCAGGAAAAGAAGCAAACCTCAGGATGAcatagatgatgatgatgatgatgatgag GTAGTAAACCATGGGGGCAAAGAAAGACAAGTGAAGCGTCGAACAGCTCCTGATGAAGATGATGGTTCCGAG TCAGAAGAAGAAAGGCTGCGGGAccagagagaaagagaggagttGGAACGTCATATTAGAGAACGAGATGCGGCGGGTACCAGGAAG ATCACTGATCAAAAGTTATCCAAGAAGGAAGAAG AAGAGGCAATTCGGAGATCTGACGCTTTGGAGAATGATGGCATTCAGACATTAAG GAAAGTGTCAAGGCAGGAATATTTGAAGAAAAGGGAGCAAAAGAAATTAGAAGAGCTAAG AGACGATATAGAAGATGAACAATACTTATTTGAAGGTGTCAAGCTGACTGAAGTGGAGTACCAGGAGCTAAG atacaagaaacaaatatatgagCTCGTCAAGCAGAGGACGGAAGAGTCTGATTTTGCAAATGAG TATAAGATGCCTGATGCATATGATGAAGATGGTGGTGTGAATCAGGAAAAAAGATTTGCTGTGGCATTGCAGCGTTAcag GGATCCTGCTGCAGAAGAGAAGATGAATCCATTTGCGGAACAAGAAGCGTGGGAGGAGCATCAGATTG GAAAAGCAACTCTTCAATTTGGATCcaagaataaaaagaaaaaggatgagGATTATGA GTTTGTGTTTGAAGACCAAATAGAGTTTATAAAGGCAACAGTCATGGAGGGTGTCAAT GTTGAGCAAGACTCAGTGCAATCACCAGAGGCATCTGCTGCCAAAACAGCCTTGGAAAAACTCCAG AATGATAGGAAGACACTTCCAATCTATCCTTATAGGGAACAGCTGCTCCAAGCCGTGAATGATCACCAG GTTATCGTTATTGTTGGAGAGACAGGTTCTGGAAAAACTACACAGATACCTCAGTACCTTCATGAAGCAGGATACTCTGAACGGGGAAAGGTACTAGGG ATTGGATGTACCCAGCCGCGGCGTGTTGCTGCTATGAGTGTTGCTGCCCGAGTTTCTCAAGAATTGGGAGTAAAACTTGGACATGAG gTTGGCTATTCTATTCGATTTGAAGATTGTACGTCGGAAAAGACAGTATTAAAATACATGACAGATGGAATGCTATTGCGTGAATTCCTTGGAGAACCTGACCTTGCAAGTTACAG TGTAATTATGGTGGATGAGGCTCATGAAAGAACTCTCTCAACGGACGTTTTGTTTGGTTTAGTTAAG GATATCACTCGTTTTCGCCCTGACCTCAAATTGCTTATATCGAGTGCCACACTTGATGCTGAAAAGTTCAGTGATTATTTTGATTCTGCTCCAATTTTTAAAATACCCGGAAGAAGATTCCCTGTTGATATACATTATACTAAGGCCCCAGAAGCTGACTACTTGGATGCTGCCATTGTTACTGCTCTTCAAATTCATGTGACACAACCACCAGGGGATGGCGATATTCTAGTTTTCTTTACAGGGCAGGAGGAGATTGAAACTGCTGAAGAGACTCTTAAGCATAGGACTAGAGGATTGGGGACAAAAATTGCAGAACTAATCATTTGTCCAATTTATGCAAATTTGCCTACAGAACTGCAGGCTAAGATATTCGAACCCACACCTGAAGGGGCACGTAAGGTTGTCCTGGCAACCAATATTGCTGAGACATCATTGACAATAGATGGGATCAAATATGTTATTGATCCAGGTTTCTCTAAGATGAAGTCTTACAATCCTCGGACTGGTATGGAATCGTTGTTGGTGACACCTATATCCAAAGCATCAGCTAACCAGCGAGCTGGTCGATCTGGGAGAACAGGTCCAGGACAATGCTTTCGGTTGTATACCGCGTATAACTTTTATCATGATCTGGAAGATAATACTGTTCCTGAAATACAAAGGACTAACTTGGCCAATGTGGTACTTATGCTCAAGAGCCTTGGCATCAACGACCTGCTCAACTTTGACTTCATGGACCCTCCCCCATCTGAAGCTTTGCTGAAGGCCTTGGAACTACTCTATGCTCTGAGTGCACTTAACAAACATGGTGAGCTGACAAAAATCGGCAGGAGGATGTCTGAGTTCCCACTTGATCCCATGCTATCGAAGATGATTGTTGCTTCCGAGAAATATACTTGCTCTGACGAGATCATATCTATTGCTGCTATGTTATCTGTTGGAAACTCAATCTTTTACCGTCCTAAGGACAAACAAGTTCATGCAGACAATGCACGCTTGAACTTCCACATGGGAAATGTCGGAGACCATATTGCATTGCTGAAG GTTTTTAGCTCATGGAAGGAAACCAATTTCTCGACTCAGTGGTGTTATGAGAATTATATCCAG GTTAGGAGCATGAAGAGAGCTAGAGATATCCGTGATCAGCTGGAGGGGTTGCTGGAAAGGGTTGAGATCGAGTTATCTTCAAATATGAATGATTTCGATGCAATAAAGAAAGCTATAACGTCAGGGTTTTTCCCACACTCAGCAAAAATACAAAAGAATGGATCTTATAGAACTGTCAAGCATCCACAGACTGTTCATATTCACCCAAGCTCTGGTTTAGCACAG GTGCTTCCAAGATGGGTCGTATACCATGAATTGGTTCTAACAACTAAGGAGTATATGCGGCAG GTGACCGAGCTAAAGCCAGAATGGCTAGTGGAAATAGCTCCTCACTTCTATCAAATGAAAGACGTGGAGGATG CTGGGGCGAAGAAAATGCCACGTGGTGAAGGTAGGGCTTTGAAAGATTGA
- the LOC121750423 gene encoding zinc finger protein ZAT9-like codes for MFMAIICNKVSWYLILSSSFNYPTAATTSSFFTMEKEHICKFCSKSFPCGRSLGGHMRSHLINNTPPLGHHPEMRPPKKKLPPLTLDHENHKVCKECGKTFPSWKALFGHMKCHSPNSGGVLVMDSQSDNEAGTTPPCKRKRSYRTITTRYNNNTSITNSSSSLTIATATTEINDDDDDDDDDDDDDDDDDDDDDDDDDQHNEQEEVALSLIILSRDKSYWGDIEGKNSKLDPKSSGVESLQKLKAPRVETKTRKLESLNNEAEVGYDEFEVNSPKKLIKRRHHDQFGREGNSNSKFRCSICKKDFRSYQALGGHRASHKKFKGCCAPRSSLETEDSHSQKSKEHECPICFKVFPSGQALGGHKRSHLIADQAKASPPHRTADRAFLDLNLPAPTEEEECGEFEPWWIGGAARLGLLSTS; via the exons ATGTTCATGGCCATCATTTGCAACAAAGTTTCTTGGTATTTGATTCTTTCTTCAAGTTTCAACTACCCTACAGCTGCTACCACTTCTA GTTTTTTCACCATGGAGAAAGAGCACATCTGCAAGTTTTGCAGCAAGAGCTTCCCATGTGGGAGATCACTTGGAGGCCACATGAGGTCCCATCTGATCAACAACACTCCACCACTAGGCCATCATCCCGAGATGCGGCCTCCGAAGAAGAAACTCCCACCTCTCACCTTGGACCATGAAAACCACAAGGTTTGCAAGGAATGTGGCAAGACCTTCCCATCATGGAAGGCCTTGTTTGGCCACATGAAATGCCACTCTCCGAACAGCGGAGGAGTTCTTGTCATGGACAGCCAATCAGACAACGAGGCAGGGACCACGCCCCCGTGCAAGAGGAAGAGATCGTACAGGACCATCACTACAAGGTACAACAACAACACATCCATCACAAACTCTTCCTCTTCCCTCACCATAGCAACAGCAACAACTGAGATCAAcgatgacgatgatgatgatgatgatgatgatgatgatgatgatgatgatgatgatgatgatgatgatgatgatgatcaaCACAACGAGCAAGAGGAGGTAGCCTTGAGCTTGATCATCCTCTCAAGGGACAAGAGCTACTGGGGAGACATTGAAGGCAAGAATTCAAAACTCGACCCGAAAAGTAGTGGTGTAGAAAGCTTGCAGAAGCTCAAGGCTCCAAGAGTCGAGACAAAGACAAGAAAACTCGAATCACTAAACAACGAAGCTGAGGTTGGATATGATGAGTTTGAAGTGAACTCTCCCAAGAAGTTGATCAAGAGAAGGCATCATGATCAGTTTGGGAGAGAGGGAAACAGCAACAGCAAGTTTAGATGCTCAATCTGCAAGAAGGATTTTCGATCATACCAAGCATTAGGCGGCCACAGGGCGAGCCACAAGAAGTTCAAAGGCTGCTGCGCTCCGAGAAGCAGCCTAGAAACAGAGGATTCACATAGCCAGAAAAGCAAAGAGCACGAGTGCCCCATTTGCTTCAAAGTTTTCCCATCGGGCCAAGCTCTAGGAGGCCACAAGAGGTCCCACTTGATCGCGGATCAAGCCAAGGCGTCTCCGCCTCACCGGACGGCCGACAGAGCCTTTCTTGATCTCAACTTGCCTGCTCCTACTGAGGAGGAGGAATGTGGTGAGTTCGAGCCGTGGTGGATTGGGGGCGCCgcccgcctcggcctactctcCACTTCGTGA
- the LOC121751396 gene encoding SNAP25 homologous protein SNAP33-like: MFGHKKFPLHRLSRHKSADPSDFPNHKTNPFESTNELKSVKGSGRTSSEPALVTPNFNSNPFDDDGDDVRGTSSSQSFFNSSRNKYKNDFRDSGGLESQTVEELENYAVYKAEDTTKSVNNCLKIAEDMRGEATNTLVMLHQQGEQITRTHTTAADIEHDLSRGEKLLGSLGGMFSKTWKPKKNHAIKGPVITRGDLVHRKGNHLEQRERLGLSSASKERPPNTRKPLVEPTDAFQKVEVEKGKQDDTLVDLSNILGELKNMAIDMGSEIDGQNKALDRVEDDVDELVFRVKGANQRTRRLLGK; the protein is encoded by the exons atgtttGGTCACAAGAAGTTTCCCTTGCATAGGCTTTCAAGGCACAAGTCAGCTGACCCCTCTGACTTCCCTAATCATAAAACGAATCCATTTGAATCCACCAACGAGTTGAAATCGGTTAAAGGTTCTGGAAGAACATCATCAGAACCTGCTCTGGTTACACCAAACTTCAATTCAAACCCCTttgatgatgatggtgatgatgtTAGAGGAACCTCATCATCTCAGAGCTTCTTCAATTCCTCTAGGAACAAATACAAGAATGATTTCCGCGACTCTGGAGGATTAGAGAGCCAGACTGTAGAGGAACTTGAAAATTATGCCGTATATAAGGCTGAAGATACGACCAAATCTGTCAACAATTGCCTTAAGATTGCAGAGGACATGCGAGGAGAAGCCACCAATACTTTGGTTATGCTGCATCAACAGGGAGAGCAAATTACCAGAACTCACACGACTGCTGCCGACATAGAGCATGACCTTAGTAGG GGGGAGAAGCTTTTGGGAAGTCTCGGGGGCATGTTCTCTAAGACATGGAAGCCAAAGAAGAATCATGCAATAAAAGGCCCTGTGATCACTAGAG GTGATCTGGTACATAGAAAAGGCAATCACTTGGAGCAGAGGGAAAGGCTTGGTTTGTCTTCGGCCTCTAAGGAAAGACCACCAAATACACGTAAACCACTAGTCGAACCCACAGATGCCTTCCAGAAAGTTGAG gttgaaaaggggaaacAAGACGACACCCTCGTAGATCTAAGTAACATCTTGGGGGAGCTAAAGAATATGGCTATTGACATGGGATCAGAGATTGACGG GCAGAACAAAGCTTTGGATCGCGTCGAAGACGATGTAGATGAGCTAGTTTTCCGAGTGAAAGGTGCTAATCAACGCACTCGTCGTTTGCTTGGGAAGTAG